From a single Chrysiogenia bacterium genomic region:
- the ccsA gene encoding cytochrome c biogenesis protein CcsA translates to ETWALITWLTYAAYIHMRMARGWSGRKASSLAIAGFGVVIFTYLGVNLFLSGLHSYGSPG, encoded by the coding sequence AGAGACCTGGGCGCTCATTACCTGGCTCACCTACGCCGCCTACATCCACATGCGCATGGCGCGCGGGTGGAGCGGTCGCAAGGCCAGCTCGCTGGCCATTGCCGGATTTGGTGTTGTGATCTTCACCTACCTGGGGGTAAACCTCTTCCTGTCCGGGCTCCACTCCTACGGCAGCCCCGGCTGA